In Ostrea edulis chromosome 6, xbOstEdul1.1, whole genome shotgun sequence, a single window of DNA contains:
- the LOC125648111 gene encoding uncharacterized protein LOC125648111 — MSQTSELLSDDDTASGVTCSDRYPYTGSSGGSDRDERGQLQRQQTEISELSDDSYLTYQPLIPNENQEEGALGGENQVVNNGDQQCGCDSCREEAVRAMYENQQMIVDDGECMCENCVKSRQCIQYERTNLSLDHRNPENLSSGRRGQWQAQGHWTGISISDDDIEIIADSDYYNDKNVFYIDPSVARSLLSEFLVRENPRRSNLHIHVDTRTKRQKFVARAVMIVSMTMFTVSALLVMVSLIMSDKIDDLVRGNNDLLQKHTPSTTPASVVANLTYVINNATRGQG; from the exons ATGAGTCAAACTAGTGAGCTGCTGTCTGATGACGACACAGCAAGTGGTGTGACGTGTTCTGACAGATACCCGTATACCGGATCATCAGGAGGCTCCGACAGGGACGAGCGCGGACAACTGCAACGACAACAAACTGAAATATCGGAACTCTCCGACGATAGCTATTTGACTTATCAACCACTTATTCCAAATGAGAACCAAGAGGAAGGTGCTTTGGGTGGTGAAAACCAAGTGGTTAATAATGGAGACCAGCAATGCGGGTGCGATAGCTGCCGCGAGGAAGCTGTCAGAGCCATGTACGAAAACCAACAAATGATTGTCGATGATGGAGAGTGCATGTGTGAAAATTGTGTTAAATCAAGACAGTGCATTCAGTACGAAAGAACAAACTTATCTTTAGACCATAGAAATCCAGAGAACTTAAGTAGTGGTCGCAGAGGACAGTGGCAAGCGCAAGGTCACTGGACGGGGATCAGCATTTCCGATGATGACATTGAAATCATCGCAGACTCAGATTACTATAACGATAAGAATGTGTTTTATATTGACCCATCAGTGGCTAGAAGTTTATTAAGTGAGTTTTTAGTGAGAGAGAACCCAAGGCGTTCTAATCTACATATTCATGTAGATACTCGAACCAAACGACAAAAGTTTGTGGCGCGTGCTGTGATGATCGTTTCCATGACGATGTTTACGGTCAGTGCTCTTCTCGTGATGGTGTCCCTCATTATGTCCGACAAGATTGATGATCTTG tGAGAGGAAACAACGACCTTCTCCAGAAACACACGCCGTCTACTACCCCGGCTTCTGTCGTTGCTAACCTGACTTACGTCATCAATAATGCTACCAGAGGACAAGGATGA